From Pseudomonadota bacterium, a single genomic window includes:
- the rph gene encoding ribonuclease PH: MRPSGRKADELRPIAIKRNFTRYAEGSVLVEYGHTRVICNASIDERVPPFLRGSGKGWVTAEYGMLPRATNSRMRRESSDGRQSGRTLEIQRLIGRSLRAVVDFSALGERTVTIDCDVIQADGGTRTASITGGYVALADAIAMLVRKGVFKASPIHGMAAAVSVGIYRGNPVVDLDYSEDSEAETDMNVVMNEMGNFIELQGTAEGHAFRTDELHKMLDLARQGTAKLIALQRQILAA; this comes from the coding sequence ATGCGTCCGAGCGGACGAAAGGCCGATGAATTACGACCGATTGCGATCAAACGCAACTTTACCCGCTATGCCGAAGGTTCTGTGTTAGTCGAATACGGGCACACGCGGGTCATTTGCAACGCGAGCATCGATGAGCGCGTTCCTCCGTTTCTGCGCGGTAGCGGGAAAGGCTGGGTGACCGCCGAGTACGGAATGCTGCCGCGGGCCACGAATAGCCGCATGCGACGGGAATCGAGCGACGGGAGGCAAAGCGGCAGGACGCTCGAGATCCAGCGGCTCATCGGCCGATCCTTGCGCGCGGTGGTTGATTTTAGCGCTTTAGGCGAACGCACGGTCACGATCGACTGTGACGTCATTCAAGCCGACGGGGGCACGCGCACCGCTTCCATCACCGGCGGCTACGTGGCCCTGGCCGACGCGATCGCCATGCTGGTCCGCAAAGGCGTGTTTAAGGCAAGCCCGATCCACGGCATGGCCGCCGCCGTGTCGGTGGGCATTTACCGCGGCAATCCCGTCGTGGATCTCGATTACAGCGAGGACAGCGAAGCGGAAACCGACATGAATGTGGTGATGAACGAGATGGGTAACTTTATCGAACTGCAAGGAACCGCCGAAGGTCACGCCTTTCGCACGGATGAGCTGCACAAGATGCTTGACCTCGCCCGTCAAGGAACCGCCAAGCTTATCGCGCTGCAACGCCAAATATTAGCCGCGTGA
- a CDS encoding cytochrome B6, whose product MTFGVSCADSASLAGEQASSYAPVDIKEAFANTMSRTKAAKGEVMQRQKDLLEERYDLSDRPAEGVTMTGGKRIQEGVRVQLPEGVTWARLAAMSPAEIQSQDAWPAGLYPLPHPNHPEGGMVFPEFHIKEIKKQEDRDLTRFDLDFDLPDHFLPEFPPPIFLTTRPDLGDVSHGKLVTIENYYEFFNGILNPKQIEGLRLLLTPFPQQQFNQTEDRRSERPSRGVTCFECHANGHTNAATHLAGDVRPQEFRHRIDTPTLRGVNIQRLFGSQRALRSVEDFTEFEQRAAYFDGDPVIAQKKGVNILERGSQVHFMAELQELLDFPPAPKLDVFGKLDKQKAAEAEMRGQRVFFGKGQCATCHTPPYYTDNLMHNLQVERFYKPRMINGRMASADGPIKTFPLRGIKDSPPYLHDGRLLTLEDTVEFFNLVLALKLTDLEKKDLVAFLWVL is encoded by the coding sequence ATGACGTTCGGCGTTTCGTGCGCGGATTCGGCTTCACTTGCCGGCGAGCAGGCATCGAGTTACGCGCCCGTCGATATCAAAGAGGCCTTCGCCAACACCATGTCACGCACGAAGGCAGCGAAAGGGGAGGTCATGCAACGGCAGAAGGATTTGCTGGAGGAGCGTTATGACCTTTCCGACCGCCCGGCCGAGGGCGTGACCATGACGGGCGGCAAACGGATCCAGGAAGGGGTGCGGGTCCAGCTCCCCGAGGGAGTGACGTGGGCCAGGCTCGCGGCGATGAGTCCGGCCGAGATCCAGAGCCAGGACGCCTGGCCCGCGGGCCTCTACCCCTTGCCGCATCCGAACCATCCGGAGGGCGGCATGGTCTTTCCGGAGTTTCACATCAAGGAGATCAAGAAGCAAGAAGACCGGGACCTCACCCGCTTCGATCTCGACTTCGATCTGCCGGACCATTTTCTGCCCGAGTTTCCGCCGCCGATCTTTCTGACCACCCGCCCCGACTTGGGCGATGTCTCGCATGGCAAGCTCGTGACGATTGAAAACTACTATGAGTTCTTCAACGGCATCCTGAATCCCAAGCAGATCGAGGGGCTGCGCCTGCTGCTCACCCCCTTTCCGCAGCAGCAATTCAACCAGACCGAGGACCGGCGCAGCGAGCGCCCGAGCCGCGGTGTGACGTGTTTTGAGTGCCACGCGAACGGCCATACGAACGCGGCGACGCATCTCGCCGGCGATGTCCGCCCGCAGGAGTTTCGCCACCGCATCGACACGCCTACGCTGCGCGGGGTCAACATCCAGCGGCTCTTCGGCTCTCAACGCGCCTTGCGGAGCGTGGAAGACTTCACCGAGTTCGAGCAGCGCGCCGCCTACTTCGACGGCGATCCGGTCATCGCCCAGAAGAAGGGCGTTAACATCCTCGAGCGCGGCAGCCAGGTCCACTTCATGGCGGAACTCCAAGAGCTGCTGGACTTCCCGCCCGCCCCGAAGCTCGATGTCTTCGGCAAGCTAGACAAGCAAAAGGCCGCGGAGGCCGAGATGCGCGGCCAGCGGGTGTTCTTCGGCAAGGGCCAGTGCGCCACCTGCCACACGCCGCCGTATTACACCGATAACCTCATGCACAATCTCCAGGTGGAACGCTTCTACAAGCCGCGGATGATCAACGGCAGGATGGCCTCCGCCGATGGCCCCATCAAGACCTTCCCCTTGCGCGGCATCAAGGATTCACCGCCGTATCTGCACGATGGGCGGCTGCTGACCCTGGAGGATACCGTGGAATTCTTCAATCTGGTACTGGCGCTCAAGTTGACCGACCTGGAGAAAAAGGACCTGGTCGCGTTCCTATGGGTGTTATAG
- a CDS encoding bacterioferritin: MVAKPFLTDIKALRERARRHLEAGAVTEGYKADRATVLKLLNEALATEIVCVLRYKRHYFMASGINAQSVAAEFLQHANEEQMHADQIAARIVQLGGEPNFSPEGLLTRSHAEYVEGDSLIDMIKEDLVAERIAIDSYREMVAYLGSDDPTTRRMLEGILAMEEEHADDLVSLLEEMGSG, encoded by the coding sequence ATGGTGGCTAAGCCCTTCCTAACCGACATCAAGGCCTTGCGCGAGCGCGCCCGCCGGCACCTCGAGGCGGGCGCGGTCACGGAAGGCTACAAAGCCGACCGGGCGACGGTGCTGAAGCTACTCAACGAGGCGCTCGCCACCGAGATCGTCTGCGTATTGCGCTACAAGCGCCATTACTTCATGGCCTCGGGCATCAATGCGCAGAGCGTCGCCGCGGAGTTCCTGCAACATGCGAACGAGGAACAGATGCACGCCGACCAGATCGCCGCCCGCATCGTGCAGCTCGGCGGGGAGCCGAACTTCTCCCCCGAGGGGCTCCTTACGCGCAGCCATGCCGAGTACGTCGAGGGTGATTCGCTCATCGACATGATTAAGGAGGATCTCGTGGCCGAACGCATCGCGATCGATAGCTATCGCGAGATGGTCGCTTATCTCGGCAGCGATGACCCGACCACCCGCCGGATGCTGGAGGGGATCCTGGCTATGGAAGAGGAGCATGCCGATGATTTGGTGAGCCTGTTGGAGGAAATGGGCAGCGGCTGA
- a CDS encoding MBL fold metallo-hydrolase, with product MIFRQLYDDASSTYTYLIADRHTKEAVLIDPVATNISDYVALLSQLGCRLKYSIETHVHADHVTAGGLLRERLGAETAVSQRCGAVCADHQLRDGDILRFGEAEEIAVIATPGHTPGSVSYLWRERLFTGDSLLINGCGRTDFQDGDAGTLYDTITKRLFRLPGETLVYPGHDYHGYRVSSIQQERSINPRLAGKTREQFIAIMHALKLAKPRLIDQAVRANRLCGLSQAEMRQG from the coding sequence ATGATCTTCCGGCAACTCTACGACGATGCGTCCTCGACATACACCTATCTCATCGCCGATCGCCATACCAAGGAAGCGGTTTTGATCGATCCCGTCGCCACCAACATCAGTGATTACGTGGCGCTGCTCTCGCAGCTCGGCTGTCGGCTGAAATACTCGATCGAGACCCACGTGCACGCCGATCATGTCACCGCGGGTGGGCTCTTGCGCGAACGCTTGGGCGCCGAGACTGCGGTCAGCCAGCGCTGCGGGGCGGTATGCGCCGATCACCAGCTGCGGGACGGCGATATCCTGCGCTTCGGGGAAGCCGAGGAAATCGCGGTCATCGCCACGCCGGGGCATACGCCGGGCAGCGTGTCCTACCTATGGCGTGAGCGCCTGTTCACGGGCGACAGCCTCTTGATCAACGGTTGCGGCCGCACCGATTTCCAGGACGGGGATGCCGGAACGCTCTATGACACTATCACCAAGCGGTTGTTTCGCTTGCCGGGCGAGACGCTGGTCTATCCCGGCCACGATTATCACGGCTATCGGGTTAGCAGCATCCAGCAAGAGCGTTCGATCAATCCGCGCCTGGCGGGCAAGACCCGCGAGCAGTTCATCGCGATCATGCATGCGCTGAAGCTAGCGAAACCGCGGCTCATCGATCAGGCCGTCCGGGCCAACCGCCTGTGCGGCTTGTCTCAGGCGGAGATGCGCCAGGGCTGA
- a CDS encoding OBAP family protein translates to MKKKLTLITSLGAATLALTPLASSEEQTPAEGFNIHVVAPHRHEDGTEHGPYHHYCKQIKPEILQCMIFLSADPNAELVEIEYFIDKKLARTNVTLEQWNKHFHDHKEEIASGRVQVLDVPPEKAKEIAEAASKTDGIIFHLWPVGKKIPNGEVMFPTAVSHKPVAKLEIPE, encoded by the coding sequence ATGAAGAAGAAACTTACGCTCATCACATCCCTGGGGGCAGCGACCTTGGCATTGACCCCGCTCGCTAGTTCGGAGGAGCAAACACCGGCCGAGGGCTTCAACATCCACGTCGTGGCGCCCCATCGTCACGAGGACGGCACGGAGCACGGGCCATATCACCATTACTGCAAACAAATCAAGCCCGAGATCCTGCAGTGCATGATCTTCCTCTCGGCCGATCCCAACGCCGAGCTGGTGGAGATCGAGTACTTTATCGACAAGAAGCTCGCACGCACGAACGTGACCTTGGAGCAATGGAACAAACACTTCCACGACCACAAGGAAGAGATCGCGAGCGGCCGGGTGCAGGTGCTCGATGTGCCGCCCGAGAAGGCCAAGGAGATCGCGGAGGCGGCCTCCAAGACCGACGGCATTATCTTCCATCTCTGGCCGGTCGGGAAGAAGATCCCGAACGGTGAGGTCATGTTCCCAACCGCGGTCAGTCACAAGCCCGTGGCGAAACTGGAGATCCCGGAGTAG
- a CDS encoding DUF3280 domain-containing protein, whose translation MVLEVGNASKRCAGVILGSIALCSLPAFAQTRIAVLEFELNDLTLLPRTPEELERTASVAPLLRAALVKKGGYESVTIAPDTQAKANAAFGYLFDHPEVAAELGARFGAEWVAIGRLHKPSFLFAYLMVHLVNVNTQRLTGDFVVRIEGRVKKVTERGVVHLAERIVQTINAKAEMFQKLARTQAAAISDFPGPGRRVAMTVFRTGGGIW comes from the coding sequence GTGGTGCTCGAGGTGGGCAACGCATCGAAGCGCTGCGCAGGCGTCATATTGGGTTCGATCGCTTTGTGTAGTTTGCCGGCATTCGCGCAGACGCGCATCGCGGTGCTGGAGTTCGAGTTGAACGATTTGACGCTCCTGCCGCGTACGCCGGAGGAGTTGGAACGGACCGCCTCAGTTGCGCCTTTGTTGCGAGCGGCATTGGTAAAAAAAGGCGGTTATGAGTCGGTGACGATCGCGCCAGACACCCAAGCGAAAGCGAACGCGGCGTTTGGTTACCTTTTCGACCACCCGGAGGTCGCAGCCGAGCTGGGCGCCCGATTCGGGGCTGAATGGGTTGCGATCGGGCGCCTTCATAAGCCGAGTTTTTTGTTCGCTTATTTGATGGTCCATTTAGTGAACGTTAATACTCAGCGGCTTACCGGCGATTTCGTGGTCAGAATCGAGGGTCGCGTGAAAAAAGTGACTGAGAGAGGAGTAGTACACTTAGCGGAGCGGATTGTTCAAACAATTAATGCGAAAGCTGAGATGTTTCAAAAGCTTGCCCGGACGCAGGCTGCAGCAATCAGCGATTTTCCCGGGCCCGGGCGCCGGGTTGCAATGACGGTATTCCGCACCGGGGGCGGGATATGGTAA
- a CDS encoding YicC family protein, with product MTAFSRQAGQGEWAGAIWELRSVNHRYLEISVRLPEELRGLEGRVRDLVGSRIQRGKIDCVLRYSPAESDSMAPVLRLELVRRLIDACERVNALLDRPAPISAVELLRWPGAVALAPPDVEAIGEPLLRILDTALSALVEARRREGGRLRSVIEERCAAAAARLAWLRERVPEIMSALKDRFMSRVPELASGMEPGRLEQEMMLLAQRLDVAEELDRLEIHLDEVKSSFGTASPIGRRLDFLLQEMNREANTIASKSAHAETTSSAVELKVFIEQMREQVQNIE from the coding sequence ATGACGGCATTTTCGCGCCAGGCGGGACAGGGGGAATGGGCCGGCGCTATCTGGGAATTGCGCTCGGTCAATCATCGTTACCTGGAGATCTCCGTGCGTCTTCCGGAGGAGTTACGCGGTCTCGAAGGGCGCGTGCGCGATCTGGTCGGGAGCCGTATCCAACGCGGAAAGATAGACTGTGTGTTACGGTACAGTCCGGCGGAGAGCGACTCGATGGCGCCGGTGCTACGGTTGGAGCTGGTGCGCCGATTGATCGATGCCTGCGAGCGAGTCAACGCTTTACTCGATCGGCCTGCTCCCATCAGCGCGGTTGAGCTGCTGCGCTGGCCGGGGGCGGTGGCGCTGGCGCCGCCCGATGTTGAGGCGATCGGCGAGCCGTTGTTGCGGATCCTGGACACGGCGCTCAGCGCGCTCGTCGAGGCGCGGCGGCGCGAAGGGGGACGGTTGCGGAGCGTCATCGAAGAACGCTGCGCCGCCGCCGCCGCGCGGCTCGCATGGCTGCGGGAGCGGGTGCCGGAAATCATGAGCGCGCTCAAGGATCGATTCATGAGCCGGGTGCCGGAGCTCGCGAGCGGTATGGAACCCGGGCGCTTGGAGCAGGAGATGATGTTGCTGGCGCAGCGGTTGGATGTCGCGGAGGAGTTGGACCGGCTCGAGATCCATTTGGATGAGGTTAAGAGCTCGTTCGGCACCGCGTCGCCCATCGGCCGGCGTTTGGATTTTTTGTTGCAGGAGATGAACCGCGAGGCCAATACCATCGCCTCGAAATCGGCGCACGCGGAGACCACATCGAGCGCGGTCGAGCTGAAAGTGTTCATCGAGCAGATGCGAGAGCAGGTGCAGAATATTGAATGA
- the gmk gene encoding guanylate kinase, giving the protein MNDRPAACGLLYVVSAASGAGKTSLVNALTAAQPGVSLSISFTTRPIRAGEREGVDYHFIGEARFEAMIAQSAFMEFARVFGHYYGTSREWVESHLTNGTDVVLEIDWQGARQVRKAWPQSIGIFILPPSYQDLEHRLKTRGMDDEEVIRRRMLAAVNEMSHYSEYDYLLVNDDFDRALGDLRAILRAGRLGSERQRAALHSLVRDLLEPKIT; this is encoded by the coding sequence TTGAATGATCGACCCGCGGCGTGCGGTCTGCTGTATGTCGTCTCGGCCGCTTCGGGCGCCGGGAAGACGAGCCTCGTCAACGCCTTGACCGCGGCGCAGCCCGGCGTCTCCTTGTCGATCTCCTTTACCACGCGGCCGATACGCGCGGGTGAACGCGAAGGGGTGGATTACCATTTCATCGGCGAGGCGAGGTTCGAGGCAATGATTGCCCAGTCGGCGTTCATGGAATTCGCGCGGGTGTTCGGCCATTACTATGGAACCTCGCGGGAATGGGTGGAGTCGCACTTGACGAATGGGACCGATGTGGTGTTGGAAATCGATTGGCAAGGCGCGCGGCAGGTACGCAAGGCATGGCCGCAATCGATAGGGATCTTTATCCTTCCCCCGTCCTACCAAGATTTGGAACATCGGCTAAAGACCCGCGGCATGGATGACGAGGAGGTCATTCGGCGCCGCATGCTGGCGGCCGTGAACGAGATGTCGCATTATTCCGAATACGACTATCTGCTCGTCAATGACGACTTTGACCGCGCGCTCGGCGATCTGCGCGCGATCCTGCGCGCCGGCCGTCTTGGCAGCGAACGCCAACGCGCCGCGCTGCACTCGCTGGTGCGGGATCTATTGGAGCCCAAGATTACGTAA
- the rpoZ gene encoding DNA-directed RNA polymerase subunit omega has translation MARITVEDCLPYANNRFDLVMLASKRARQLAMGSQPLVAAENDKPAVIALREIAEGLITRDILAAIEAKEKGEDIFYPLPDSTKSL, from the coding sequence ATGGCGCGAATCACCGTGGAAGATTGCCTTCCTTACGCTAACAATCGCTTTGATCTCGTGATGCTGGCAAGCAAGCGTGCCCGCCAGCTCGCAATGGGGTCGCAACCGTTGGTGGCCGCGGAGAATGATAAACCGGCGGTCATTGCGCTGCGCGAGATCGCCGAGGGCTTGATTACCCGGGATATTTTGGCCGCCATCGAAGCCAAGGAGAAGGGAGAGGACATTTTCTATCCGCTTCCCGATTCCACCAAGAGTTTGTGA
- the spoT gene encoding bifunctional GTP diphosphokinase/guanosine-3',5'-bis pyrophosphate 3'-pyrophosphohydrolase → MKIWPFLPLASTRAAKELSVPSASALRQIEEVCLLASEYLKPAQVTALRRAYEFGARAHEGQRRMSGEPYIEHPLAVARILLGMRMDYETLTAAILHDVLEDTATEKQQISHEFGDEVAKLVDGVSKLTQMEFETYAEAQAENFRKMLLAMTHDIRVILVKLADRLHNMRTLGALPQEKRRLVARETLDIYAPIAQRLGINALRRELEDLGFAALFPNRHRVLSNVIKQSRGNRKELMLQIKSSIERRLRQEDLPAGVAGREKHLYSIYKKMHAKRLPFSEVLDVYACRIVVDTVDAAYRVLGVVHHLFKPVPGRFKDYIAIPKANGYQSLHTILFGPHGVPIEVQIRTKEMDAVAEHGIAAHWLYKSGESASNTAQKRARDWLRTILEIQSQAGNSEEFLENVKIDLFPDEIYVFTPKGDILKLPRGATAVDLAYAVHTDIGNRCVAARIDRRLVPLRTALSNGQTVEIITAPGACPSPAWLNFVITAKARANIRHLLKNLQRDEARGLGQRMLNRELQHLGFEFNALPRERLDAALKECKIESVDAMLEEIGLGKRMAPIVARYLIPVTAEDSARNAPAAHAAPLAIKGTEGMVVSFPKCCYPIPGDSVLGYVSSGRGIVIHRQSCKNLAEYRNHPEKWIDVEWGSDVKGEFPAGIRLEATNERGALATIAAAIAAEGANIEFVGMNEREDRIAALTLTVEVRDRLHLARVMKAVRRLQPVTRVIRMRT, encoded by the coding sequence ATGAAGATTTGGCCGTTTCTTCCCCTGGCTTCAACCCGAGCGGCGAAGGAATTGTCCGTGCCTTCGGCCTCGGCGCTACGCCAAATCGAGGAGGTGTGCCTGCTTGCCAGCGAATACCTGAAGCCCGCTCAAGTCACGGCGCTGCGGCGCGCCTACGAGTTCGGGGCCCGGGCGCATGAAGGTCAGCGGCGAATGAGCGGGGAGCCGTACATCGAGCATCCCCTCGCCGTCGCGCGCATCCTGCTCGGGATGCGGATGGATTACGAAACCTTGACCGCCGCCATCCTGCACGATGTACTCGAGGATACGGCCACGGAAAAGCAGCAGATCAGCCACGAGTTCGGTGACGAGGTGGCGAAGCTCGTCGACGGTGTGAGCAAGCTCACGCAAATGGAATTCGAGACTTACGCCGAAGCGCAAGCGGAGAACTTCCGCAAGATGTTGTTGGCCATGACCCATGATATCCGGGTCATCCTGGTGAAACTGGCGGACCGGCTCCACAACATGCGCACGCTCGGCGCGTTACCGCAGGAGAAACGCCGGCTGGTGGCCCGCGAGACCCTGGACATCTACGCCCCCATCGCGCAACGGCTCGGGATCAACGCGCTGCGCCGCGAGCTCGAGGACCTCGGATTCGCGGCCTTGTTCCCGAACCGCCACCGGGTCCTGTCGAACGTCATTAAACAATCGCGGGGAAATCGCAAGGAACTGATGTTGCAAATCAAAAGCTCCATCGAGCGGCGTCTAAGGCAGGAAGACCTCCCCGCGGGAGTCGCCGGACGCGAAAAGCACCTCTACAGCATCTATAAAAAGATGCACGCCAAGCGCCTGCCGTTCTCCGAAGTCTTGGACGTGTATGCCTGCCGCATCGTCGTCGATACCGTGGACGCCGCGTATCGCGTACTCGGCGTCGTGCATCACCTGTTCAAACCGGTGCCTGGACGTTTCAAGGATTATATCGCGATCCCCAAGGCCAACGGTTATCAATCGCTGCACACGATCTTATTCGGGCCGCATGGGGTCCCGATCGAGGTGCAGATCCGCACCAAGGAGATGGACGCCGTGGCCGAACATGGAATCGCGGCGCATTGGCTCTATAAAAGCGGCGAAAGCGCCAGCAATACGGCGCAAAAACGCGCCCGCGATTGGTTGCGCACCATTCTCGAGATCCAGAGCCAGGCCGGGAATTCCGAAGAATTCTTGGAAAACGTGAAGATTGACCTCTTCCCGGACGAGATCTACGTGTTCACCCCCAAAGGTGACATTCTGAAGTTGCCGCGCGGCGCCACGGCGGTGGATCTCGCCTACGCCGTGCACACCGATATCGGGAACCGGTGCGTGGCCGCGCGCATCGATCGGCGCCTGGTGCCGTTACGCACGGCATTGAGCAACGGCCAGACCGTGGAGATCATCACCGCCCCCGGCGCCTGTCCGAGCCCGGCTTGGCTCAACTTCGTCATTACGGCCAAGGCGCGGGCGAATATCCGCCATCTTCTTAAGAACCTGCAGCGCGATGAGGCGCGGGGTCTCGGTCAGCGGATGCTGAATCGCGAGCTGCAACATCTTGGATTCGAGTTCAATGCCCTACCGCGCGAACGCTTGGATGCCGCCCTCAAAGAATGCAAGATCGAGAGCGTCGACGCGATGCTGGAGGAGATCGGCCTCGGCAAGCGCATGGCGCCCATCGTCGCGCGCTATCTGATCCCGGTCACCGCCGAAGACAGCGCGCGCAATGCCCCGGCGGCGCACGCCGCGCCGCTCGCCATTAAAGGCACCGAAGGCATGGTGGTCTCGTTTCCGAAATGCTGTTATCCCATTCCGGGAGATTCCGTCCTCGGGTATGTGTCCTCGGGGCGGGGGATCGTGATCCACCGGCAATCGTGCAAGAATCTCGCTGAATACCGGAATCATCCGGAGAAATGGATCGATGTGGAATGGGGTTCGGACGTGAAGGGCGAGTTTCCGGCGGGGATCCGTCTGGAGGCGACCAACGAGCGCGGGGCGCTGGCGACGATCGCCGCCGCGATCGCCGCCGAAGGCGCTAATATCGAGTTTGTGGGAATGAATGAACGCGAGGATCGGATCGCCGCGCTGACGCTGACCGTCGAGGTGCGCGATCGCCTGCATCTGGCCCGCGTCATGAAGGCTGTCCGGCGCCTGCAACCGGTGACGCGCGTGATCCGGATGCGTACGTAG
- a CDS encoding RidA family protein, producing MARTFVSTGQAPQAIGTYSQAVRVANTVYLSGQIPLDPASMQMVQGEMRSQVVRVFQNLQAVAEAAGGTLADVVKLNVYLTDLSHFPLVNEVMASYFHEPYPARAVVGVAALPRAAPIEIDAIMVFPA from the coding sequence ATGGCACGTACCTTTGTCTCCACCGGCCAAGCGCCCCAAGCGATCGGCACCTACTCGCAAGCGGTACGGGTAGCAAACACGGTCTATTTATCCGGTCAGATCCCACTCGATCCCGCCAGCATGCAGATGGTCCAGGGGGAGATGCGGTCTCAGGTCGTGCGCGTGTTTCAAAACCTCCAAGCCGTTGCCGAAGCTGCGGGTGGGACACTCGCGGATGTCGTTAAGCTGAATGTCTACCTCACCGATTTAAGCCATTTCCCGCTCGTCAACGAGGTTATGGCGAGTTATTTCCATGAACCGTACCCGGCAAGGGCGGTCGTGGGCGTCGCCGCGTTACCTCGGGCGGCGCCGATCGAGATCGACGCGATCATGGTCTTCCCCGCGTGA